ATTGACCAAGTAATGTAATCCCGTAAGAGGTAGATAATATCCCTCGTCATGCCTGAAGAAGCCGCGTTGAGAACAGTCCTCACATGTTCAGCGGGGTCGAAGGCGCTATATGAGCTCCTTTACAAAACGCCTATGGGGAAAACTAGTGCTTAGAGTTCCTGTAAAACCTTTACACCACTTCCAGATGACTAGCTTCTGAGCCGATGGATAGCCCACCGCGCTCCAAAATGAATATGACAAGGACAGAGTTCACACCTTTTCCACTGGTCACTGCCAATATTACAAAGTATTGCCTTTTCAAAGGTCCAGTTGCCAGGAGGCAAACGCCAGACCGACAACAAAGCTAGGTCGTCTGTCCTTGCGGTCTACGTGCAGAGATTACCCGGTGTCGCGAGCTTGTACTGTTgtcgagaaacagaagcagtCCACTCCGCTTTCATAAAATGTAGTATCCAAAGGGTGAATAAGtccgaggaaggagacaaagcgTTAAAGGCTTCGTTCTGTCCTATTCACGCATCGCATTTCTTGGTGAAAGCTGTGCCTGTCGACTGCCCTATGTAACCCTACAGCTGGCCTCCTGCCCCGGAGTCTCGAACTATGTCGCCGTTGAGAAAGATCGCATTCACTATTTATCAGTCGTAGAGAGTCTGAGAGAAGTCAAAAAAATCGTTGTTTTCTGAAATTGATTCCGCCTATTTCGTAAGTAACCCACCACCATCAGACGCTGCCAACGTGTCTCAAGGCGCGCCCAAGCACAAACCTGGTCACGGGGCTTCGGAATGCCGTAGGTTCGAAAGTGTCCCAGTTCCTTGTGAAACTCGGGGTTTTCAGTAAAACTAGACAGTACAATGAAAAATGAAAGGACGGCAGTCCTCCAAAAGATGCGAACGGATTCTTCTGTGTTCAGCGTTACGGATGATACTATCGGGGCTTCCTGCTCAATTGCAGGTGGCGGGTGCGCGGGTCGGACCAGCTTTTGCGCTCGTTTCTGAACCGCATTCTTCCTAGTGGCATCGCCTTTTGAAAAGATCGTAAAAGCGAGTCAAAACAGACGCCGCGGCTACCCTGGCaattgcttcttctccattgGGTTTCCCAGAGTGGCGCATCTACAATTGACAGCGTTGCGGCTTCGCGAAACCGGTGCTTGTtcttttgtgtctgtgtcttgtCGATTCGCGTGCATGCTATTACAGCGCTCTTAGCTGGACGTTGCGAACGACGGATTTAACCCTCAATACGAATCGTCGTGAATAAAGTACCATCGTTTTTTCCAGGGGTAGCGGTGTGTCAGAGAGTTCTAGGAAACGAGAATCTTCTCAGCGTGAGCTGCGAACTGGTATCCTCGCGGCTTGGCTCCGATTGAGCAGTTCAATTTCCTTCGTAAAGGCTCCCTCACCGCAAGAATAATCGGCAGGAATCTCTTTCTTTGATGATTTACCGTAAATTTCTTTTGTAAATCTGCCGTGCTTCACCGTCTCCTGACTCAACACTTCGGCGTAGTTTCTTTGCCGCTGCATATGGCGGCGGACCGCTTAGCTTTTTTCTGTTAACCCGTCTATCTGTTTCACTCGTTCGTCACAACTCGTTCCCGTGTGCTTGCCCTCTTAAATCTGTATCTCGCTTTCTTACTTACTGGCCAGAACCGTCGCGGAACGCGACTGTAGCACCGTGGTCTCGGTACGATGACCTAGTCGGAGTCCCGGCAGCCGCAGCACTTGAGTCCGCTTTTGCTTTTCGTAACAAAGAAATGCCGGGCTGAACCCCAACGATTTGTTCAGAGTGAGCAGCAGCTCCGGTATCTGGATAACTGTCATAGACCGCGGGACAAAGCACATGGTAAACACTAATGGCGGATCGACCCGGTGCGGGTTGCCGTCTGATCGTTTGTGCCGTGTGCCATTCCACTCCTTTCTAGGCGCGCAGGCTGTATTCAGGTAGTTTTTCCGTGTGAGTCTCCTTTGCAGACTTATTGTCGAAACCGTTGCGTTGGACTTTCACGACGGGAGCTCGACCCGTCTCTTCCGGGTACCCTTGAGTTTTTCCCTCACTCTCGCTGCGTGCAGCTTCGAGTTTTCATCGAACGCACGTTTTTCCGCGGAACCGCGAGGCCGCGGCATTCATCGCTTCGCGAGCAGGCCTCTTTCCCCGATGGAGTCGGCCGGTGGCTCGTCAGAGGTTGCTCGTTTCATACCGACGCCGCTCGGACATGAGAAATGCCTGTGAAGAAACAGGCGAATCCAGGGCCCCCGCCGCTCGGCGCGGGGGCGGCGGTGTCGAAGCTGTCGATGATGACTCCTTGGGATACGGATTCGTCAGAAGAGCGGTCGACCGTGAGACCCCAGCCCGCGGCTTCGCGTGAACTTCCTGCGAGTTCCAAAGACGCAGGTCCAAAGCCTAAGGGTCCTCCGCCGGTTCCACCTCCGCTCCCAGTTCCTCTCCCGTCGAAAGATGCCCTAGCTCCTGAGCCTTCGCCGCTTGCCGAGAGGGCGGCCTCCCGTGCCATGAACGCCGTGATCGACCCCGGCTTGGACGACGCACCTGTGGAGTCGAAGAAGTCGTCTGCGATCCGGAAACTCGTGAGTGGAGTTGCTCGTCTCGGTTCTAAGGTCTCTTCGCAGACCTCCGCGTCGATGCCGGTCGCCGGACAGCCAGAGAAGCAAAGTCCCAGCACGAAGGCCATTCCGAAGGACAACCTGAAGAACGTGAGTTCGAGCCTGTCGGGGAGCAAGCTGTCGGCCATCGACGAGGGTTCCGCGGTTTCTCTGGGCGACGTTCCCGTCAACGCTGGAGAGGGCTCTGGCGCGGGACCTGCCGCTCGGCCGCCTGCGAAAGAGCCGGCGTTGGCGTCGAAAGCCTCGCTCAAACAAACTGCGCCAAAGACGTCCCAGgcaccgaaggcgaagaagccgccTCAGCCTCCTCCAGGCCCCGAAGTCCTGACTCCAGGGTCAggcggcagcgacgcagcgaaggcgaggatcTTGGCTGCTGCGCTGGCTGAGCTCGGGCCGGTCTCGGCAGAAAGGTCGAAAGCCAGCAGCCGCTCTGTCGGTTCGAACTCCACAGGGCGCACCGCGAACGCGGCGGAGAAAGCGGCGATGCGCAGCGAAATGCGGTCCGCTCCCGCCAAGTCTTCGCTCTTCAACTTCGACAAAgacgagggcgagaagatggagaagatgCTGCAGCTCGCGGAGAAGGCGgtcgcggcgaagaagagcaaggagaaGGGCGACTCGGACGAGAAGCGCGGAAAGGCCGAACGGGACTGGCTGAAAAAGctagaaaaggagaaagacaagctCGCGAGGGAGCTGTCGGACGCGAGACGGTCGGCAGAGgtcgagaggaacgagatGCGTAGAGAAATCGCGGCTCGCGAGAACTCCCTCAATATGGAGAGCGCTGCGCGACTCCGCGAAATCCAGAAACGAGTCAGCAACATCGAAGCCTACTACCGATCTAAGTTAGAAGCCCaggtcgaggagaagagagcggcgaACCAAGCGCGCGAGAGACTCGAACGGGAAGTCGCAAGCCTGCGGGAGCAGCACAAACGCGACATCGCTGAAACCAGCCGAGTTCGCGAACGTGAGGCCGCGAAAAGCGAACATAAACTCCAGTCAATGACCGAGACGATTCAGTCGCTGACCACTTCGGTAGCGCAACTCCAGGAAATCAGCGACGTGTCGCGGTCGGCGCTCCAGGCCAtggaggagaggaacaagCTGGCCGCCGCAAAGATTGAAATCATGAGCAAGAAGGAGGCGGAccgcgaaaaagaaatgcGCAAACTCATGCCCACTCGGGAAGCGAAGCGCCTGGCCTTTCGGGCGCTGCAGAAGGGACGCGCCGTAGAAATGATTTTTCACATCCTCGCGCATGCGAACAACGCCGTCCTCGACAAGGCCTGGGCCCTCGCCAAGATGACAGAAGTCCTCGGGGGAAGCTCTTCGAGTCTCGTCTACGGCAGAGGTCGAGATCCAGTCGAGGACCGCCTCATGCAATTCAGAAAGGAACAAATGTTCCTAATGACTGAAAACGAACGACTCATGAACGAGGTGCGTGGCGGGCCGGTTCTCTGGAGACCGCCTGAACGGTTCGAGGAACTCTGGACAGATCGCTGCCGGCCAAAGCGCAAATCAGGGCGTCGCTGCACGACGGTCTCGACACGAAAAGAAAAGTCGAAGGCCTcctcacacacacacacatatatatatatatgtatatatatgtctggTACATGTGTAAAGTCTGTATATACCATATACactctatatatatttatacatcATATGTTTGTGTTTCGGTCCCGCGTCTTGTGTTCAGCAGTTCCGCGTTGCCTTTCAGCGATGAGCGTTAATGCACCAAAAGGGGCGTTTTCTTTACCCGACCTGCACAGTGGAGACTTTTACTTGTTTAAAAAACTACTCATTTGGATGTAAAACGGGTTGTGATGGTCCGTGAGCGATGCTGCGGCATCGCGATCGAGCGAAGCACTGGAAACTGGTGACAAACTCTTTCACAGTGTCCACCGGAATTACTACTTCTCTTTTGCGTTCCGTGTGCATTTCAGGTTTCTCGGCTGCAAGAGGTTGTCGCAAAAAACAAAGGCATCTCCCTAGTAAGATGGATCCCGCCAACCGCGGGTCCCAGGAAAGAACGCGTTCCGCATGCTCAGACGTTCGAGACAGTTCCTCAGCTCCGCGATTTTGCCCCGACAACTCCGGTGCCCTCACCCTTTGCAGCGTAGGGTTGTTTGTTTGTGattgttctttcttctttcgacaATTGGTGCAGGCAGCGGATGCGCAAGAACAATCAAGGTTGCTCGAACAGATCGTCGGCGAGCCGAACCGCCGAGTGTCAGCGACACGCtggctcttctccgtcgtccaGAATGTGTTGCAGCGGCGGCTGTTTCTTGGTTTCACTGCGTAAGCAATGAAGGCTCAGTTTCTCCAAAGAACGATCTCGGCAGCGGTAGTGTGACAGACGCAGACTCTCCGATAGTGGATCGTCCATTAGTGGCCAAGTTGAAAgtcggcgtctctcctccgctAGACACATGACTAACGCGCGAAGTACCGCTCAAGGCCAGGTCCGCCTGGTTGAGTTGTGCTGACGCCCGTTCGGAATCCAGAGGTTTCATCGGCAcaccgcatgcagttcttcGACGGAGTTCACTTGTTCAACTCCTAACACAGACGGGATTTCTTTCTGGGGCGAAGACTAGCGGTGGACCCAACCAGTCATCTGCATTTGTGCTATCAGCTAGTGCGCGGAGAAACCAGACCGCTTGGAGTTGAGGGGAAGCGGGGGTTGGACTGGGGACCAACGCATCTGCGCATTCAGAATCTCAGCACACAGAACGCATTCATCCTGGAATGTGGATGTATCGGCATTCGTTCGCTCCTCTGGTTTCATCCAAAGTGCACCTGAAACAAATATCACGTTGCGGAGCTGGAGGGTGCGCGCGGGGTCCGCAGTCTTCGCATTTCGTCCACTGTTGTAGTGTCGGCGCCATCATCTGACTCGGGGAACTCATATGGGTGCACACTCGAGTTGGCGGTTCACGCCACAGTTTTAGTCGGGAGGTGACAGTGATTCGTTTGCTTCTAtggttcgttttctccttcaaaTGCAAAGAAGTGCATTTGCGCTCTCTCTGGATGCGGCAGGCTCAAGGACGTGATGGCCGAAGACAAACGCGACGACGCCGTCCGATCACTGCAAGATCGATTCAACGAAATGCGTGTCACCGCCTACCAAGACATGATGAGGAAGATGGCGATGACGAGATTGTTATGCATTATCAAGTGCGTGGTTTGGCTGTCTTGGCTTTCTTACGTGTTCAATTGTGTTCCGCACCCTCATTTCCGGTCACAAGAGCCAAGCATCTCTGACGACAACCTAATGTTGTCGGATCTCGAACACCCACGCTCTGCACAAGAATCCGATGCCCCGATCACGGCTGCAGTGTTATCAGTGTAACCCAATTAGCCGCCGTCCGTGAGTCAAAAAAGAACCGCGTTCATGCTGGTCGCAGCGATATCTGCTGTCGTTTTGCAGGAATCTTTGGACTAAAGCGGCATTCcggttcttccttcctttgtTGACGAATGCGGCGGTCAGACGAGGTgagaagaaactcgacaTCTTTTGGCAAAGCGCGCTGAAGATGATTTCTGCGTCAGTGTACGAGCGAAGCCAACACCTGTGTGGATTTTCAACACAGAagatgttttcttctgtcgcccaGCACATCGCGCGTTTGTTTTCTGAGGTGGTTGACTCACAAGGTATAAGAGAGACGTGCCATCCGCCGTCGTCAGAATTCTCATCCCGCGACTTCTACCGCGGTGACCAGAGGTCGCACGTCCTGGGAGGGGAAGCGGTCTAGGATCATCGTAGGGAGCGGGTTTCACGAGCAGGAGTAACGACACATGCGCTGAAGGTTTGCTCTTGTTGGAACTATAGCTTTTTATACGACCTCTTGTGTGAGCCAGAAAGTATTTGAAAGTCGACTCATTTGTGACCAGATGTCAATgccgctctcctctttttttgcAGCGACGCAACAAGATGAGAGGCAGTTTCTACAGAACGGCCCAGGCGGAGTTTTTGCCGTTGATggctcttcttttcgagtGGCTTCAGGAGAGCTGCAAAGGGTTCCCCTGTTTCAAGGATCCAAGACTGCGGCAGGCCAGTTCCTACCTCCACCTACGTACAAAGACCAGTCGTTTCTCCCCACAAATGCGCCGGTTGCAATACAGCCGCACTACTACGGGCAGCTACCATCGgtgcagaggaaaagagcaCAAAACATGTTTATTCCCGTTCGAGAGAGCCCTCCCTTACCGACGGGATATCTCGGGCAGGCAGGCTACATGGATGGGCAGATGACAGTGGGTGTGCCCCTTAGTGACGTTAAAGGGTCGCATGCCCCGCCGTTCCCTACCCCGCTCGGCACTCGCCTTGACGCGGTGGCTAAGAACATCCCACCGGATCCGTATTCATCGGAGCCTGCACGTGAAAAGGTCGACGAGGTAGCAGGAACGTTCAGGATGCGCACAGCGCAACAGGGTGTCCAGAAGAGACTCTGGGCTGATCAAGACACAAAGGGGAGTCCTGGAAGAGTTGGCAGAGCCGTGAGCCGATTAGTCAGCTGATGTCAGTTTTGCAGTGCCTCGACGGCTTCCCCACACTGATCAGGTGCCGCGAGAGTGACTGCTGAGCCGCTGGTGGCCATTTTGACAGGTCGATGCTTTCTAGTCACACCGTAGGAACCCGGCAGAGACCGAACGCATCTGTGAGGCGTTCGATTGCTAGTCTGGGAGCAGCGTGAACTGGCGTATTCCTGAAGCGAAGCAATAGAAAGAATGCAGCACTGCGGGGGCGTCACTTCTTGGTGTGCCGCTCGTGGGGCGAACTTGTAGCGATGAACAGAAATGTTGCGTCTGCTCCGGTTGCGTTTGCGAGCTGATGAAGAGGCAGTTTTGGTCTCCTTGATTCTGGCATTCCAGTGTGGAACACGAAACTGAGGTATTTCGGGAAGCTGTCCTTCACTGGTGGAATGCAGGAGATGCTCTCACTTTTGAAAGCTTCCTGCCGATACTCGTTTGATGGTTCAAGGATTAAGAGATGCGCCAGTGGCTCCAGGCAAAAGCTACCGTGGTGAAACTCCGTAGTCGGTTAGAGCATGGACTATTGGAGCACTGCATGTTACATGCGTAACAAACAAGAAACAATTGATTACTCTTCGTCTGTATGGCGTCTGTGTAGACATCGTGCACGGGCATACGATATCTCGAGCCACCGAGTTTCAAAGGAAGGCGTTGCACCTGCCTGCACAATGGAAGCGGGGTTTCTTCCATGACACTCGTTGAGCGACCTTCATTTCACTGCTGGTTTTCGTGCCGCTGAGAACATGCACAAGATCCATCGTTGTATCCTTGTAGTAATTCGTCTGTCCAAGAAAGGACCTCGGTTAAGCTGGAAAGGTGACACCCGCACGGTAAAACGTGCCTGCGTTCGCAGTTGTAGTTGATTCCACACGTTTTCAGGCCGAATGTGTCGGAAATTACCGATGAAAAGTGTATGGGGCAAGCAGTTGATGGTCGAAAACATTTCTGTCTCAAAGAGTCGAATCAAACCTGTCGCCGCTATATGCTGTTCAGTGAGCGGTGGTGACCACCGCGACTCCCCGTTTCTGTATAAGTCATCCAGAGTTCCTTCGACACTTGGTCATACAGGAATAAGCTTAGCATTTGCAGACTTACAATCAACACCACTGCTGTCGGTCTAGTCGCATCGACCATGATCCATGGCGGCACCTTGGCACCGCAACATAGGTATTGCTGATGTTTTTTGCGCAGTTCGACGGCGAAGCAAATGGAAAATTTCACGTCTCCAGCTCGTTCTGCTGGTTCTTGTCACCAGTAGCCACTAGTAGCATCCTAGTCTAAATTTCGTCGCGCTTTTTGTAGATCGCACGCTGTTCTCTGTCTACGTGGAGGGAGACAGTGACATGTCGTTTCCCAAAAGGTCTTGCAACTCATGGTGATTTGCTGATTTTCCTAGAGTCGCTGTCCGCTAATCCAATCCCTGTGCGTAAATCACCGGACTGGAAGGAGGACGACAGACAGCGGGGCACAACATGGAACGAAAGGACACATTCAGCAGGAACAGCCAGGTATTCCGTGCTAAGCATCCCGTGAGAAGTGGTAGTAACGCCACTGCAAGGAACTAGTCCACTCTAGGAAATTCATAAATAGAGAGCACCGTGTCCTTGACTGAGTTTTAAGAGGACATAAATCTTACCAGAACCACACCACCTTTGCACCCCGCGGCCGTGTTCGTGTAACCTTATGATTTTGTGCTCGTTTCCGACACTTGCCAAGCCTTGTGAGTTCTGTTACCTCAGTTCACCTCCTTCCTTCGGTTGTTCCACTTTTTGAGCTGGTCGTACTGAAGTGAGGATATACCCCTCGCCGCTTCAGCAGCCGCAACCGCAGCGACTAATAAAACATGCTGTGACGGCTGGGTAAGAATGAAACATTTCTGTTTTAACCAACACTCCTCTTCTCACGGTGGCACCGTGTCTGTTTCTACGCACTCCAAACATCTAGTCCGAATTCTCGGCGACAACGCGTGTCTGATGGAACTCGTGACTTAGGCGAATTGTACACCACACTTTGTAGAGCACTCTAACGCGGGTTCAACACCAATTGGTGTCCATGTGCAGAAGATGGGGAATTAACGTTGCCCCAAGAATGGCAAAACTCCACGAGAGCACACTAGATCGAAACATTGCACCCTCTCGATGGTGTCAGTCCCTGGTTCACGTGCGTAACAACGGGTTCTGATGCATGGTCTACGCCCCTTCGGGCGCAGCCCGATGTAGTACGATGTCTTTTATGCTGAAAACGTGCGTATTTGCTGAGTGGTACGCTTTCAATTCCAGACGTGTTGTCATTTTTCTGTCCGTTTATCGGCATCCCCAATATGAACGGGGCAGTGAAGAGGTCGGAGACGTACCCCCCTGCAATTTCTTGGTGAGCTTTCGCCACGAGACGTGAGCTTGCACTCCATTTTCCCCTGCCAGTCTTGCGGGGTGGCTAGTTTACAACTTTCGTTAAACTCTTCTGTCAGTTTAGAACGCTCCAAGAAGAATTCACTGTGAACGGgactcctctttttctctcaagTGTCACGCCTTTTGAGTCACCCTGCCCAGCCGTCGGCTGTGTGTTCCTCGCCATGTGGTTGTACCACTCCACAACGACTGCGCAAGGCCTTGATCCTGAAGTTCCAGCATGCGCCATTCAAGTGTGCTGTAAACCAACACATGTATGTGCGCAAGGCCTTCTAGCGTTTGCGCCCAAGTTCCTGGCCAGGTGCGTAGCCAAAACTCATCAGGAGGGGAAGTGTGGAAACTTGGTTCGCGGCTTCAGTTCTTCTCACGCCGTTCGATTTTTTCGTCGCTTTGATTGAGTAGAACTTTGGAAAGTGTAGCCGTTCTCGGACATTCGTGCAGGAAACTCGTGGCCCTCGAAAGACTTCTCTATCCACCACGCCAGGAAGGAGCGCTGCGTCGCCGCCCCTCTGTTCAGTGTCCTCTGGTCCGCTGCTGCCGCGCGTGCATTCTGCGCTTGCGCCTTCACCCAAATGTCCACCTCGTACCAAACTGCCACTCGTCCCTGAACTCGAAGGCAGTAGAGCGACAGAATTTTGGTGTGTGTCCGGTCAACCGAGATAATACGAAGGAAAGGCAGGAAGTTCAACGGCATGTTGTGAACGGTCTTATCAGTGGTAGGCGTGGCAAAAGCTTTCGGGAACGGAGGAGCCGAGGGGCATCTCAAAAAAAGCCTGTTCCACTACATCGCACCCCTagaggaacgaggagggCCGTGCCCCCCCCTTGCACGTCAACACAGTTGTTACGGTACAACGTACACAGAATTGCCGTGTCCGTTTATGTCTTCAACTAggtgtctgtgtttcttcaaTATTCTGTCTTCCGTCCAACGGTTTTCAACTTGCCGCTGCGAAGAAGGCCGTACCGCTCCTTAGCAATGCCCGGTCAGGCCACGCATCGCTGTGTCCTCGTGCTTTAGTACCTACCTTCTCAGGGTAAATCATTTTCCCCAAAGTGACTCCATTCATAATTGCTGTTGCCGAGACCAGAATCTTAGCCCGCGGTGCGTTTCGAAAACGGTGGCCCCAAGCGTCCCTCAAGTCATCTGGCCAACGTGTTGTGCTTCAAAAAAAGGCGCCGCCCCCGTTAAAATTCCTCCTTTTTGGATTCCACAAAAGAGGAAGATGTGACGCTAGGACGTGCACCCCCGTGTGTCGTGATCGCCGTGTGTATACACTCGAGTCTGTCAGTTAAGAAACTTGCGCCTGCTCATCATGTGACACACCGAGACAACCGACGTTCTCGGAGAGCCAATTGTGCACCGAGGTGAATTCCCTTGTGTTCAACAGGGCGAAAACTCAGTATTTAGTGGAGCGTATTTTCTCGGCGTACGAAAGTGTTGCTTGTAACGGCTAGCTCTCCGTCATTGCCGGTTCCCTGCATCCTGGCGTTCGCGTGCCACAAGAGGTGCTGTGCCGTTGTGCACGCTTTGCAGACACGCAATGGTTTCTGTCTGTTCATGTCCACAGGATCATTCCCGATAGACTGCTCCGCAGAAGGCCGTCTCCACATCTGGAAGGTCTTCCGCTAATGTCCCCGCGCATAGGTGCAGCTTAAACAGGGAGTTCATCGTGCTCAGGCGGCGCGACTGCTCTAACTTGCTCcactttcgcctctctcttctccgtaATCTATCCTGTAGCCATGAAGTCCTCTGCTGAAATTAGGCGGACCATGGATGTCCCTCCTACCATTCATGTACCTCTCCCTCCAACGTCGTATCCCGCTTTCGATGCTGCGATCTTCACAGACATCGGTGAGGAAATCCCCAGGAAAAGTCGTCCACCGGTTGTGCCTTCGGGAACGtagcgaggaaaggaaacacgCTGCCCGTTTCGTGCAGGTGCACAAACTGCTTCAGACTCTACCCCGCCCAGACACATGGACGAAACCCCTCCCGTGACATGCCGGGGATCTACTGCTTGCTGATCATGTTGGTCTTCTTGAGCTGTTGAAGGTCCATGTAGTGAAGTGGAAAGTAAACATGAAACACGGATGTGGATGGCGGTTTATGCCAGTCGATATTAGAGGGAAGCAGATGGATGTCGTTTCAGGTCCTGGGATAGCTTGTGTGCTCGATGTTTGGTGTATCACATGCCAAACCAGACGGGACGAGGTCCGTGACTCATAATCGCTTCCATAAACAAGGCCGACTGGTGGATGGAGTCAATGACCGTCTGAAAATGTGTTCCGTTGTCTTCACTTGATTTTCCAGGTGGGCGCAAGCATCAGGAAGATAGGTTCACTCTCTGTCCGCAGCTCGTTCCCGGCCGAGACgactgcgccttcttcggtgTCTTCGATGGCACTGTTGGTAAGTCTTTAGTCGTTGCGCGACTTTCTAGTTCAGGACGCAATAAACCCTGTCGGGATATGTTACTCAATTCAGAGCGCCTGCTGTTCAGCCAGGCGCGACTCTCGCACTGGGAACCGCGAACGGGTCTGCGTCTTTCGATCAGCGTGAAGGCTTCAGTGAATGTGGGTGAAGCTCCAGGCTTCCCGGAGTGTCCAGAAACGCGTTTTGCCTTGATTCAAATGGACAAAGAGCATGTGATGGGGGCAACAGGTCCACAGTTGCATGCGGCAATCGAGGGGTGTGACTCTGTGGCTTTATTTCGGATATGCTTTGTGGGAAGATAGTTTCCTGAGAAACGTGTGTTCTTGAAGCTCTCTGTTACACGCCTCTCAATGGTCCGCTTGGATCCCGTGTTCGAGGAGGTGATCTTGTATCTTGTGAATGACTGGATTTGTTCGTCCCTCGCGTTactctctgcctcgttcACCTTTTGTTATCAGGAGATTTCGCCAGCGAAAATGTGAAGGATCTTGTTGTTCCACAGTTGATTTCCTCGCCCGCGTGGCAGGAGGTGACTGAGATGCTGAGATCAGACGTACCCGCCACTGAGGTGGACGAGAAGCTCCCTCAGTTGCTTGATCAGGCAGTCGATGACATGTACAAGAACGCAGACAACGAACTTGTGAAGATGTGCGAGCAGCTTAACAAAGACTACGCGAGCAGCACCTCCGTCACGGCAGTCTTGGCCAAAGGCTTCGTGGCTGTTGGTCATCTGGTAAGGGGACGGAACAAGTCTGCATGCCGCAGCGTATGGGAGTCAAAGTTGACAGCGTGTTGGAGCTGCGGCATCAACGAGAGCTTCCACCCACTCCAGGCGATTGTCTGTTCCGTGCCTCGCAAGCGCCGGCGGTTTGATAGTTGGAGCGCGTCTCCTGGAGGTTTCAGACTGTGCGAATAGCGGGACGTCTTGAGGTGCACTTGGGGACGCCAGTTTGTGGGGCCGCGCAAAGGCCCGGGTCGTCTCGGGAGCTGGTGGCCGGTGCAGGGCACccatttgtgtgtgtgtgtgactAATTTTCTGTAAGCGCGTGACGGTTCGTAGCTGGCGTCGCGAAAGCCGGGCTGGCGGTCGTGTGTGGCAGGGCACCCATTTTCTTTGTCGTGTGCGTTTACGCAGGGCGACAGCCGCATCGCTATGGG
This Toxoplasma gondii ME49 chromosome VIII, whole genome shotgun sequence DNA region includes the following protein-coding sequences:
- a CDS encoding serine-threonine phosophatase 2C (PP2C) (encoded by transcript TGME49_231850~Product name based on PMID:19563907.) — its product is MKSSAEIRRTMDVPPTIHVPLPPTSYPAFDAAIFTDIGGRKHQEDRFTLCPQLVPGRDDCAFFGVFDGTVGDFASENVKDLVVPQLISSPAWQEVTEMLRSDVPATEVDEKLPQLLDQAVDDMYKNADNELVKMCEQLNKDYASSTSVTAVLAKGFVAVGHLGDSRIAMGVETPNGLNCEFLTVDHKPDMPHEKLRIMRNGGSVEYLHNHNNKPFIRGGDFSFRKSRGEQPMQLQYSRAFGGKDLKMYGLSNQPDVRVVRVTPQHRVMILATDGLWDVMSAAQAVEIAMQARQEGRNPAQALVEMTLAEQQSRNQSADNITAMTVFFKKTD
- a CDS encoding hypothetical protein (encoded by transcript TGME49_231840) gives rise to the protein MPVKKQANPGPPPLGAGAAVSKLSMMTPWDTDSSEERSTVRPQPAASRELPASSKDAGPKPKGPPPVPPPLPVPLPSKDALAPEPSPLAERAASRAMNAVIDPGLDDAPVESKKSSAIRKLVSGVARLGSKVSSQTSASMPVAGQPEKQSPSTKAIPKDNLKNVSSSLSGSKLSAIDEGSAVSLGDVPVNAGEGSGAGPAARPPAKEPALASKASLKQTAPKTSQAPKAKKPPQPPPGPEVLTPGSGGSDAAKARILAAALAELGPVSAERSKASSRSVGSNSTGRTANAAEKAAMRSEMRSAPAKSSLFNFDKDEGEKMEKMLQLAEKAVAAKKSKEKGDSDEKRGKAERDWLKKLEKEKDKLARELSDARRSAEVERNEMRREIAARENSLNMESAARLREIQKRVSNIEAYYRSKLEAQVEEKRAANQARERLEREVASLREQHKRDIAETSRVREREAAKSEHKLQSMTETIQSLTTSVAQLQEISDVSRSALQAMEERNKLAAAKIEIMSKKEADREKEMRKLMPTREAKRLAFRALQKGRAVEMIFHILAHANNAVLDKAWALAKMTEVLGGSSSSLVYGRGRDPVEDRLMQFRKEQMFLMTENERLMNEVSRLQEVVAKNKGISLAADAQEQSRLLEQIVGEPNRRVSATRWLFSVVQNVLQRRLFLGFTALKDVMAEDKRDDAVRSLQDRFNEMRVTAYQDMMRKMAMTRLLCIIKNLWTKAAFRFFLPLLTNAAVRRATQQDERQFLQNGPGGVFAVDGSSFRVASGELQRVPLFQGSKTAAGQFLPPPTYKDQSFLPTNAPVAIQPHYYGQLPSVQRKRAQNMFIPVRESPPLPTGYLGQAGYMDGQMTVGVPLSDVKGSHAPPFPTPLGTRLDAVAKNIPPDPYSSEPAREKVDEVAGTFRMRTAQQGVQKRLWADQDTKGSPGRVGRAVSRLVS